In the Stakelama saccharophila genome, GAGGCGCAGCTCGCGGACGTTCGCGTCACGCCGCAGGCACTGATCCTGGAACCCGCCGGCCGCAATACGGCCCCCGCGATCGCGCTTGCAGCACTGGCCGTCGGCGGCGACGACACGCCGCTGCTGGTCATGCCCTCCGACCACGTGATCGGTGATGTCGACGCCTTTCGCGCCGCGATTGATGCCGCGCTCCCGCTCGTCCGCGACGGCTGGATGGCGACCTTCGGCATCACGCCCGACGCGGCGGAGACCGGCTATGGCTACATCAAGGTGGGCGAGGCTCTGCGCGACGGCGTGCACCGGGTCGAGCGGTTCGTCGAAAAGCCGAATCGCGCGGGGGCGGAGGCCATGCTTGCAAGCGGCGATCACGTCTGGAACGGCGGCATCTTCCTGTTCCGCGCCGATGCCTGTCTGGAGGCATTGACGGCGTTCGCGCCCGGTATCGTCGCGGCCGTTCGGCGGTCGATGGAGGGGGCGGCGCGCAGGGGCCGTCATATTCTGCCCGACCCGGCGGCATTCGCTCGCTCGCCGTCGGATTCGATCGATTACGCGGTGATGGAAAAGGCGGATCGCGTCGCGGTGGTCCCGGTCCGCATGGGTTGGAGCGACGTTGGTAGCTGGGACGCGCTGCACCTGCTGGCCGATCGCGATCTTGCGGGCAATGCCCTTCACGGCACCGTCACCGCGGTCGACACGAATAATTGCTACGTCCGGGCCGAGGGCAAGCACGTTGCCATGGTCGGCGTCGACGACCTGATCGTCGTGGCGGACGGCGACGAGATCCTGATCCTGCCCAGGGGCCGGTCACAGGAGGTCAAGAAGCTGCTCGACGCCATGAAGGACAAGTGAGCGGCAGAGTTCGTCGCCGGGCAGCGCTGGCCGAGGCCGAGGCGTCGCAGCGCAAAGAGGAAGCCGAACCCGATCGTTGCGCGCTGTGCGGCCGGGTTCTCGGCCGGCGGGTCGAATGGCATCACCTCGTACCGAAAAGCCGGGGCGGCAGGCGGACCGTCGCGCTGCACCCGATCTGTCATCGGACCATCCACGCCCATTGCCGCAACAGCGAATTGGCCGCCCTGAACGGCGATCTCGCGGCATTGCGGGCGCAACCAGATATCGCCCGATTCCTCGATTGGATCGCCGGAAAGCCGCCGGATTTCCACGCGCCCACGCGTTCGCGGCGTTAGAAGCGGATGCTGTCAGCTTTGCACACGATCTGCCTGAACCTGCAGGTTCGGAACCGGTATCTGTATCCCCGCCGCTCCCGCCTTCGCGGGAGCACAAGGAAACGGAGTTGAACGAGACTCTTCCTGAGCCGGCTCAAGGGCCGGCACGGCGTTCACGGTCGGTCGAACTTGCCTCTAGACGGCGTCCGACGCCCCCGACTCCGCCAGGTCCCGCATGGCTCCGGCGGCGATGCGTACGCTCTTGCGGCGGGCCTCGGCATGGAACATGGCGCCGGTGATCATCAGCTCGTCCGCAGCGGTGCGCTCCAGAAAGGCCGCGATCGCGCGCGATACCGTTTCGCGGCTGCCGATGGCCGAACATTCCATCACCGTGTCGAGAATGGCATTGCCCTGCTCGCCGAGCCGCTCGCGATACTGCTCCACCGGCGGCGGAAGCTGGATCGGGCGGCCGCTGCGGATCGCGACGAACGCGTGTTGCTGCGAAGAGGCGAGATAGTGCGCCTCCTCGTCCGTGTCGGCGGCGAACACGTTGAAGCCGAGCATCACATGCGGCCGGTCGAGCTGCGCCGACGGCTTGAAATCGCGCCGATAAAGCGCAATCGCATCGTCCAGCGCCGCCGGCGCGAAATGCGAGGCGAACGCATAGGGCAGGCCCAGCGCCGCCGCCAGTTGCGCGCCGAACAGGCTGGAGCCGAGAATCCAGAGCGGCACGTTTGCGCCGCCGCCGGGAACGGCGCGGATGCCGGTGCGGCCGTCATCGGCGAAATAGGATTGCAGCTCGACCACGTCCCGCGGAAAGGCGTTGGGATCGCTGTCGAGTGTGCGGCGCAGGGCGCGGGCGACCCGCTGGTCGGAACCGGGCGCGCGGCCGAGGCCGAGGTCGATGCGGCCGGGATAGAGCGCCGCCAGCGTGCCGAACTGCTCGGCGATGACGAGGGGCGCGTGGTTGGGCAGCATGATACCGCCCGCACCCACCCGGATGCGGCGGGTGCGGCCGGCGACATGGCCGATCACGACCGACGTGGCCGCGCTGGCGATGCCGGGCATGCCGTGATGTTCGGCGACCCAGTAGCGTGTATAGCCCGCTTCCTCCGCCACACGGGCGAGATCGGCGGCATCGTTCAGCGCGGCGGCGGCATCGCCGCCTTCGACGATGGGGACGAGATCGAGCAGCGAATATCCGGTCATGGCGTGGAGGTGGGGCGTCCGGTTGCAATTCGCCACCCCTTGCTCTCGCATCAGGAACCGGACGGCGGGCGGAGGAGCGAAGATCGGCCACTGTCCAACCCGGTCATTGCCGTTGCCGGCGATTGGTCCTAAGCGCCGCGGCCATGCTCGATGCGCTCGCCCATATCCGCAACTGGATCTTCGATCTCGACAATACGCTGTATCCAGCCAGCGCCAACCTGTTCGCCCAGATCGACGCCCGAATGGGCCGTTACATCTGCGACCTGCTGGGCTGCGACGCGCAGGAGGCGCGGCGGGTGCAGAAGGCGCATTTCTTCGAGCACGGGACGACCCTGGCCGGGTTGATGGCCGAGCACGATGTCGACCCGCACGAATTCCTCGCCTTCGTCCATGATGTCGAGATGGACGTGCTCGAACATGACGCACCGCTCGGCGCCGCCATCGCGAAACTGCCGGGCAGGAAGCTCGTCTTCACCAATGCCGATGCGCCCTATGCCGGCAAGGTGCTCGACCGGCTGGGCCTGGGCGAGCATTTCGAGGCGGTGCACGACATCCACGCGACAAGCTATCGCCCGAAGCCTGACAAGCGCGCTTATCACGGCCTGTGCGAAGCCTATGACCTCGATCCCGAAGCGTCGCTGTTCGTGGAGGACATGGCGCGGAACCTTAAGCCTGCCAAGGCGATTGGAATGACGACCGTCTGGGTCGACAACGGATCGGAACAAGCCGCCGACCGCGACCGCAGCTTCATCGATTTCACCACCCGCGATCTCGGCCAGTGGCTCGAGCAGATTCTGGAGGATGGACCATGTCCGACGAAGCCCTGATTCCCGTCATCGAAGCCGCGTGGGAAGACCGCGCATCAATCGGTGTCCACACCGACGGCCCCGTGCGCGAGGCAGTGGCCGAGGCGATCCTTCTGCTGGACCGCGGCGAGGCGCGGGTCGCGCAGCCCGGAGAGGATGGCGGCTGGCGCGTCAACCAGTGGTTGAAAAAGGCGGTGCTTCTGTCCTTCCGCCTGAACGACATGGCGCCGGTGCCGGGCGGTCCCGGCGGCACGCATTGGTGGGACAAGGTGCCCTCGAAATTCACCGGCTGGGGCGAAAGCGCCTTTCGCGAAGCGGGCTTCCGCGCGGTGCCCGGCGCCATCGTCCGGCGCGGCGCCCATATCGGCAAGGGCGCGGTGCTGATGCCCAGCTTCGTCAATATCGGCGCCCATGTCGGCGAGGGCACGATGGTCGACACCTGGGCGACCGTCGGGAGCTGTGCCCAGATCGGCCGGAACGTTCACCTGTCGGGCGGCGCCGGAATCGGCGGCGTGCTGGAACCGCTTCAGGCCGATCC is a window encoding:
- a CDS encoding mannose-1-phosphate guanylyltransferase/mannose-6-phosphate isomerase produces the protein MAERIVPVILSGGGGTRLWPMSRAHRPKQLLPLTAAETMLQLTALRMHGDARFADPLIVANAGHAEAVEAQLADVRVTPQALILEPAGRNTAPAIALAALAVGGDDTPLLVMPSDHVIGDVDAFRAAIDAALPLVRDGWMATFGITPDAAETGYGYIKVGEALRDGVHRVERFVEKPNRAGAEAMLASGDHVWNGGIFLFRADACLEALTAFAPGIVAAVRRSMEGAARRGRHILPDPAAFARSPSDSIDYAVMEKADRVAVVPVRMGWSDVGSWDALHLLADRDLAGNALHGTVTAVDTNNCYVRAEGKHVAMVGVDDLIVVADGDEILILPRGRSQEVKKLLDAMKDK
- a CDS encoding HNH endonuclease, whose product is MAEAEASQRKEEAEPDRCALCGRVLGRRVEWHHLVPKSRGGRRTVALHPICHRTIHAHCRNSELAALNGDLAALRAQPDIARFLDWIAGKPPDFHAPTRSRR
- a CDS encoding LLM class flavin-dependent oxidoreductase, with product MTGYSLLDLVPIVEGGDAAAALNDAADLARVAEEAGYTRYWVAEHHGMPGIASAATSVVIGHVAGRTRRIRVGAGGIMLPNHAPLVIAEQFGTLAALYPGRIDLGLGRAPGSDQRVARALRRTLDSDPNAFPRDVVELQSYFADDGRTGIRAVPGGGANVPLWILGSSLFGAQLAAALGLPYAFASHFAPAALDDAIALYRRDFKPSAQLDRPHVMLGFNVFAADTDEEAHYLASSQQHAFVAIRSGRPIQLPPPVEQYRERLGEQGNAILDTVMECSAIGSRETVSRAIAAFLERTAADELMITGAMFHAEARRKSVRIAAGAMRDLAESGASDAV
- a CDS encoding pyrimidine 5'-nucleotidase, whose translation is MLDALAHIRNWIFDLDNTLYPASANLFAQIDARMGRYICDLLGCDAQEARRVQKAHFFEHGTTLAGLMAEHDVDPHEFLAFVHDVEMDVLEHDAPLGAAIAKLPGRKLVFTNADAPYAGKVLDRLGLGEHFEAVHDIHATSYRPKPDKRAYHGLCEAYDLDPEASLFVEDMARNLKPAKAIGMTTVWVDNGSEQAADRDRSFIDFTTRDLGQWLEQILEDGPCPTKP
- the dapD gene encoding 2,3,4,5-tetrahydropyridine-2,6-dicarboxylate N-succinyltransferase, coding for MSDEALIPVIEAAWEDRASIGVHTDGPVREAVAEAILLLDRGEARVAQPGEDGGWRVNQWLKKAVLLSFRLNDMAPVPGGPGGTHWWDKVPSKFTGWGESAFREAGFRAVPGAIVRRGAHIGKGAVLMPSFVNIGAHVGEGTMVDTWATVGSCAQIGRNVHLSGGAGIGGVLEPLQADPVIIGDGAFIGARSEVAEGVRIGEGAVLSMGVYLGKSTKIVDRATGEVTMGEVPPYAVVVPGTMGGGDGKPSLYCAVIIKQVDEGTRAKTGINELLRD